GGCTGCGGTTGTTGGCGCTGGGCACCTCGTCCTTCATCGAGCCGGACACGTCGATGACGCAGAGCATCCGACCCGACTGGGTGGCGACCGACCAGGTGGTGACGACGCGCTGGATGGCGGCCGGGTCCAGGCCACCCGCGGCGGTGCCGCCGGTCGCCGGCGCGGTCGACGCGCCGCCGGCCGGGCTCGGTGCACCCTGCGGCGCCTTGAAGCCGGAGCCCCAGTTGCCGTCCGGCGCGCGCAGCGACTGCGCCGCGAGCCGGTTGCGGAAGGTCGGGGTGGTGAGCAGCTCGAACAGCACCCGGGCCGCGGACGCCTTGGACGGCTCCAGGCCGGGCAGCACCGCGTACGGGTAGTCCAGCGGCATCGGCGCCGGCTCCATGTAGAGCGCGGCGAGCTTGACCGGCGGCTCCTTGCTGTTGTACGCGATCACGTCTTCTTCGGACAGGGCCGCCGCGCCGAGACCACTGGCGATGGACGTCGCGTCCTTGGAGGTCGGGAAGCGGGCCAGCAGGTCGTTACGGAGCGAGGAACGGCCGGTGGCCAGCGCACGCAGCGCGCCGACGGTGTTGCGCTGGGCGTCGCCGCCAGCCGCGCTGGCGGCCGTGGTCAGCGAGAGGAGACCGGACAGGCCGGCCGCGTCCCGGGTGGGCTCGACGATCCCGGTGCGCAGCGGCTTGCTGCTGTTGAGCTGCTTGAGCAGATCCGTCCAGGTGAACTTGCCATTGGGCCAGCCGAGCCGGGTGGCCGCCACCGGCTCGGGCATCGCGACCACGATGGGGCTGCGCGCGATGGAGGCGCCGTTGGTCGGAGCGAACGCGGTCGCGTCCTTCTTCAACCGCAGCAGCCACGTCGAGGAGTCCGGCACCCAGACGTCCGGGGTGACGGCGGTGCCACTGGCCTGTCCCACGCCGGCCAGGATGACACCGTGCTTGGCCGCCACCACGGCGGCCACGTCGACCGGGTCGGACGCTGAGACGTCCACCCGGATGCAGGTGCCGCCTACCGCGGCGCCGTCCTTGACCCACTGGGACGCGGCGGCGTCCACCGCTGGCGCGAGCTCGGCCGCGACTGCCACCGAGAGCCGGATCTCGCCCGAACAGTTGGGCTGGATCAGCTCTCGATAGCCGAACCAGACACCGGTCGTGACGACGAGAACCGTCGCCGTCGCGGCGGCGGCGGCTAGATGGAGTTTCGAACGCATGCGATGGCGGCCTGCTGACACGGTGACCATCTTGCGTACAAGATGCCGTCCTTGCCACAACCGTTCGGACTAAAGTTACGCAGGAGAAACAGTTGATCACTGTTTAGCGACTCACAGTGATGATGCGGCCCCGTCGTGTTGCCAAACCCGCGTCGCCCTCGCATCCCGTCCATCGATGCCGCGGCTCACGGCAGCACGCAGGTCGGGCTCGGCACCAGCACGGGCTCCCCGACGGGCGCCGGGACGCCGGTGTCGGCGTCCCGCCGGAAGACCCGCACCATGTCCGCCCGCTCATCGGCGACGTAGAGGTGGTCCCCGACCAGCGCGAAGTGCCGGGGCCACTCGCCACCGGTGTCCACTTCGGCCACCAGCTCGGGCAACTCGCCGGCCAGGGTGAAGACGGCGAGGGTGCCCACCCCGCGGTTGGCGACGTAAAGGAATCGACCATCCGGGGCGACCGCCACCTCCGACGGCTGGACGTGGCCGGTCCGCTCGCTCGCCTCGACCCGACCACGCTGGTGCAGCGCGCCGTCGTCGGTCAGCTCGTACGCGACGACCGAGGCGTCCAGCTCGCCGACGAGATAGCAGCGCCGTCCGTCGGGGTGGCGGGCCAGGTGCCGGGGCCCGGTGCCGGGCGCCGTCCGGATCCGTGGCCTGCGTGGGACCAGCCGCCCGCTCGCGCCGTCCAGGTCGTACCGGTAGACCGAGTCGGTGCCGAGGTCCACCGCGAGCAACGGCCCCCGGCCCGACCCCGGGGAGACCATGTGGGTGTGCGCCCACTCCTGGCGCTCCGGGTCCGGGCCGTGACCCTCGTGCACCACCAGGTCGGTGCGCTCGCCGGGCGAACCCTGCGGGTCGAGCGGGAAGACCGCGACGCTGCCGCCGCCGTAGTTGGCCGCCACCAGGTGGGCGCCGTCGGGCAGCACGGCCAGGTGGCAGGGCTCGGCGCCGCCGGTCGACTGGCTGCCGAGCGGGTCCAGCGCGCCGTCCGGCCCGACCCGCCAGGCGCTGATCTCGCCGTCCGTCAGCTCGTTGACCGCGTAGAGCACCGGCTGGGTGGGATGCCGAACCAGGAAGGAGGGCGACGGGGTGAACGCCACCGTGCCGAGCGGAGTCAGCGCCCCGGTGGCCGGGTCGCGGCGGGCCGCCACGATGCCACTGCCCCGCCCGCCGCTCTGCGCCGTGTAACCCCCGATGTGGACGATCTCGCCCTGACCACTCACGTCCAACCCCTCCGCCGGCATCCTCCGTCGATCCAACCAGAGGCTGCCCGCGATGCCGGCCCGTTAACCGGCTTTCCGGCGGCGGATCGGCATCGTCGACGCCTTCGCCCACGGCATCGGCGCTGCCGGACGCGGGCGGCGCCCCGCTCAGGCGGCCGGCACCGGCTCCCCGCGCTGCCGGGCAACATGCTCGACCAGGGAGATCAACACCAACTTGCCGGACTGCCGGTCCCGGGCGTCGCAGAGCACCATCGGCACGTCCGGGTCCAGGTCGAGCGCCCGGCGTACGGTCTCCAGGTTGAACCGGCGGGAGTCGTCGAAGCAGTTCACGCCGACCACGAACGGGATGCCGCGCTGTTCGAAGTAGTCGATGGAGGGGAAGCAGTCGGCCAGCCGCCGGGTGTCCGCGAGGACCACCGCACCGAGCGCGCCGAAGGCCAGCTCGTCCCAGAGGAACCAGAACCGGTCCTGGCCCGGGGTGCCGAACAGGTAGACCTGAAGGTCCTCGGTGATGGTGATCCGTCCGAAGTCCATCGCCACCGTGGTGGTCGACTTCCCCTCCACCCCGGAGACGTCATCGGTGCCGATCCCGGCACCGGTCAGCACCTCCTCGGTCTGCAACGGCCGGACCTCGCTGAGCGCGCTCACCAGCGTCGTCTTGCCTGCCCCGAAGCCTCCGGCGATGAGGATCTTCAGTGCCAGCGGGATGGTGGTGCCAGATCCCGCATGGTCATAGCGCACGGAGTCCACTGACCACCGCCTTGAGGATGTCGTCGTCGGGAAGGTTGCCGGCGGCCGGCGGTTCGTGCACCGCGACCAGGCCCTGGGCGAGGAGGTCACCGAGCAGCACCCGGACCACCCCGACCGCGAGGTCCAACTCGGCCGCCAACTCGGCCACCGAAACGGGTTGGCGGGCCAGCTCGACCAGCCGCCGGTGCTCCGGAAGCAGCCGCGGGTCGCCCGCCGGATCGAGGTCCGAGCCGGCCAGGACGAACGCGACCAGGTCAAAACCGTCGACGGCGGAGCGTACCCGGCCGCCGGTGAGTGTGTACGGGCGCACTACCGGGCCGGCGTCGCCGTCCAGCCACTCGTGCTGCGGCCCGGGCGGCTCAGCCCGCATCACCGGCACCGGCCGACGATCGGGCTGGCGCGGTGAGGTTCTCCCCCACCCGGATCACCAGCATCGCCATCTCGTACGCGACCAGCCCGATGTCCGCGTCGACATCGCTCACCACGGCCAGGCAGGCGCCCTGCCCGGCGGCGGTGACGAAGAGGTACGCCGACTCCATCTCCACCACGGTCTGCCGGACCGGGCCACCGTCCACGTGCCGGCTCGCGCCCCTGGCCAGGCTGGAGAAGCCGGCGGCGAGCGCGCAGAGGTGCTCGGCGTCGGAGCGCTCCAACTCGGCCGACGAGCCGAGCAGCAGCCCGTCGGCGGAGAGCACCACCGCCTCCCGGGCGGCCGGTACCCGTACAACCAACTCGTCGAGCAGCCAGTCGAGGCCGGCGCTCTGCTTCGTCGAATGCCGCACTAGGCGTCCCTCTCACTCGCGGTCAGGGGTTCGGGGGCCGCCGCCGGTCCGGGCGAGGCGGCGGGCGAGGGCCCAGGGTCGGCGGCCGGCCCGGTACGGGGGTCCGCGCCGACCGGGCTGGCCGGAGTCACCGGCGCGGCCGAACTCACCGGAGCCGCCGCATCCGCCGGAGCGGCCGGGCTGACCGGAGCTGCCGGGGTCGCCGGAGCTGCCGGGCTCGCCGGGGTGGCCGGGGTGATGACGGTGGCGCGGCCCCGGGCGGTGCCGGCCTGGAGGGCTGACATCACCCGGCGTACCTCCTCCGGCGATCGGGGCGTCGCGGTGTCGGCGACGGTCGACCGGGGCCGGGTGGTGGGGGTACGCCGCCGCACCCGGCGAGGCAGCCCGTCCAGCTCGTCCACCGACTCGTCAGCGGGTGGCACCCGGTCGGCGACACCGTCACCTGGCCCATCGACCGCGGCCGGCGCGGTGACCGGCGACCCGTGATCGCCCAGCTCGGTGGCGTCCGACCCGATCGCGGGAGGCACGGCCGGAGCCGGGCTGCCCGGAGCCGGGGTGCCGGTGGCTGGAGCGGACGGGGCACCGGCGGCGGGCGCCGCGGTGGTCGGTCGACTGCGGCCCATCCGGGGCCGGGGCACGGCGCCCCGACGGCTGGTCCGGGTCAGCCGCCGGTCCGGGCCGGCCGGCGCGGCACCCGGTGCGGCAGGGTCGGGGCCGGCCGGAGGCTCGGCGGTGACCAGGTCGGTGGGAATCAGCGCCACGGCGGTCACCCCGCCCTCCCCGGACGGGCGTAGCCGCACCCGCACGCCGTGCCGAGCGGCCAGCCGCGCCACCACGAACAGGCCGAGCCGGGCGCTCTGCGCCGGGTCGAACTCGGGCGAGCTGGCCAGCCGGGTGTTGGCGGTCTCCAACGCGGCGGCGGACATCCCCAGCCCACGGTCGGTGATCTCCAGGGCGTAGCCGTTGGCCACCTGCTCCCCGGTCACGGTGACCCGGGTGTCCGGCGGGGAGAAGGCGGTGGCGTTCTCGATCAGCTCGGCGAGCAGGTGGATGACGTCGCCGACGGCCCGGCCCAGCACACCGGCCGGCTGTACAGAGGTGATGTCCACCCGGTCGTACGCCTCGACCTCGGAGATCGCGCCGCGGACCAGGTCGACCATCGCGACCGGGTTGCGCCAGCCCCGGCCCGGCGCGGAGCCGGCGAGGATCACCAGGTCCTCGGCGTGCCGGCGAAGCCGGGTGGCGAGGTGGTCCACCTGGAACAGCTCGGCCAGCTCGTCCGGGTCCTCGGCGCGTCGCTCCATCCGGTCCAGCAGGTGCAACTGCCGGTGCACCAGGCTCTGGCTGCGCCGGGCGATGTTGAGGAAGACCTCGTTGAGCCCACGGCGCAGGGTGACCTCGTCCACCGCGGCCTGGACCGCGGTGCGCTGCACCTCGGTGAAGGCTCGACCGACCTCGCCGATCTCGTCGTGGCCGTACTCCAGTGGTGGTGCCTCCCGGGCGACGTCGACCTGCTCGCCTCGGCGCAGCCGGGTCACCACGTCCGGGAGCCGGTGCTCGGCCAACTCCAGGGCGGCGGTGCGGACCCCGCTGAGCCGTTGGACCAGCGTGCGGCCGACCCGCACCGCCACCAGCACCGAGACCACCACGGCGACGAGCCCGAGCACCCCGGCGGCGGCCAGGCGGATCAGGATCCGGACCGCCATCGGCACCGAGCGGTCGGTGAGCCCGTCGGCCTCGGCCAGCTCGAAGTCACGCAACTGCTGCTGCACCGCGTCGTGGCTGGCCTGCCAGCTCGCCGCGTCCACCTGTGGCCGGCCGGACCGGTCGGCCACGACCAGCGCGTCCTGCATGGTGCGCAGCTGGGTGAACGCCTCGCTCTCGGTCAACCGCTGGTACGCGGCCCGGCCGGCCTCGGGCAGGTCGGCCACCGCGCTCTCGGTGAGCCACCGCTGGTTGCCGATGGCCTGCACGAGCTGGGTGTGCTCCCCCTCGGCGTACCGGCCGGCGGTCAGCGCGCCGGCCAACAGGGCGTCGGTCTGGCCGAGCAGCTCGCGGGAGCGGCCCAGCGCGGTGAGCGCCAACGCCTGCCGGTTGAGGTCGGGGTCGGCCAGGGTCGCCATGCCGGCGAACGCCTGGAAGGCCGAGGAGATCATGCCGCTGTAGAGGCCGATCGCGCCGGCCCGGTCCACCTTCCGGTCGTCGATGAAGCCCCGGCCGGCCGGCAGCGCTGCCAGGGCGGTGACCAGCTGGTCGACCCGGGTGTCGAGCAGGTCGTTGGCGGCGTCGCGCAGCTCCTCCCCGTCGACCCGGCGGCGCAGCTCGGTGACCGCCCGATCGGTGCGCTGCCGTTGCTCGGTCAGCGCGGGCAGCTCGGTGGTGCCGGCGAGTTGGACCACCGAGAGCCGGCGTTCCCGTTGCAGCTCGGTGACCACGACTTCACCGGGGCGACCCAGGTCGTACAGCAGGGTCCGGGCGGAGAGCAGGTTCAGGGCGGGACCGAAGGTCAGCGTGGTCGCGAAGATCCATAACGCCAGTAGCGCGGTGACCGGCGCGACGACCAGCGCGGTCAACTTCGAACGGATCGGCCAGTCGCGGGTTCTCATCAGACCTCGCCCGTACAGGGGTGGCAGGAGGGGCGCCGGCACCGCCGGGCAACGCGCCGGCCGGCTGCGCCCGGCCAGGACGCCGGGCACCGGCGCGGGCGCCTTGGGCAGGATACGTAATCGCGGGCCGTTGCACTACCGCCTGTCGCGCCGAGATCGACGCTCCGGAATGCACCCCGAGCGGTACGACGAGCGCCCCGCCGGCGGACCGGCGGGGCGCTCGTGGTGGTGCGGGTACGGGTCAGGCGTTGGCGGAGATGCCAAGTCCTTCGGC
The nucleotide sequence above comes from Micromonospora sp. NBC_00389. Encoded proteins:
- a CDS encoding substrate-binding domain-containing protein; translation: MSAGRHRMRSKLHLAAAAATATVLVVTTGVWFGYRELIQPNCSGEIRLSVAVAAELAPAVDAAASQWVKDGAAVGGTCIRVDVSASDPVDVAAVVAAKHGVILAGVGQASGTAVTPDVWVPDSSTWLLRLKKDATAFAPTNGASIARSPIVVAMPEPVAATRLGWPNGKFTWTDLLKQLNSSKPLRTGIVEPTRDAAGLSGLLSLTTAASAAGGDAQRNTVGALRALATGRSSLRNDLLARFPTSKDATSIASGLGAAALSEEDVIAYNSKEPPVKLAALYMEPAPMPLDYPYAVLPGLEPSKASAARVLFELLTTPTFRNRLAAQSLRAPDGNWGSGFKAPQGAPSPAGGASTAPATGGTAAGGLDPAAIQRVVTTWSVATQSGRMLCVIDVSGSMKDEVPSANNRSREEVTVDAARRGLGLFDDSWSIGLWTFSTKLVGNRDYRELVGIAPLSGQRAQLEAALGNIKPSDGDTGLYDTMLAAYKTVQADWQPGRVNSVVLFTDGKNEDDNGISQAELLAQLKRLADPERPVQVVMIGIGEGVSKAELESITKVTGGGSFVTKDPTEIGSIFLNAIALRPPAPR
- a CDS encoding sensor histidine kinase; amino-acid sequence: MRTRDWPIRSKLTALVVAPVTALLALWIFATTLTFGPALNLLSARTLLYDLGRPGEVVVTELQRERRLSVVQLAGTTELPALTEQRQRTDRAVTELRRRVDGEELRDAANDLLDTRVDQLVTALAALPAGRGFIDDRKVDRAGAIGLYSGMISSAFQAFAGMATLADPDLNRQALALTALGRSRELLGQTDALLAGALTAGRYAEGEHTQLVQAIGNQRWLTESAVADLPEAGRAAYQRLTESEAFTQLRTMQDALVVADRSGRPQVDAASWQASHDAVQQQLRDFELAEADGLTDRSVPMAVRILIRLAAAGVLGLVAVVVSVLVAVRVGRTLVQRLSGVRTAALELAEHRLPDVVTRLRRGEQVDVAREAPPLEYGHDEIGEVGRAFTEVQRTAVQAAVDEVTLRRGLNEVFLNIARRSQSLVHRQLHLLDRMERRAEDPDELAELFQVDHLATRLRRHAEDLVILAGSAPGRGWRNPVAMVDLVRGAISEVEAYDRVDITSVQPAGVLGRAVGDVIHLLAELIENATAFSPPDTRVTVTGEQVANGYALEITDRGLGMSAAALETANTRLASSPEFDPAQSARLGLFVVARLAARHGVRVRLRPSGEGGVTAVALIPTDLVTAEPPAGPDPAAPGAAPAGPDRRLTRTSRRGAVPRPRMGRSRPTTAAPAAGAPSAPATGTPAPGSPAPAVPPAIGSDATELGDHGSPVTAPAAVDGPGDGVADRVPPADESVDELDGLPRRVRRRTPTTRPRSTVADTATPRSPEEVRRVMSALQAGTARGRATVITPATPASPAAPATPAAPVSPAAPADAAAPVSSAAPVTPASPVGADPRTGPAADPGPSPAASPGPAAAPEPLTASERDA
- a CDS encoding lactonase family protein codes for the protein MSGQGEIVHIGGYTAQSGGRGSGIVAARRDPATGALTPLGTVAFTPSPSFLVRHPTQPVLYAVNELTDGEISAWRVGPDGALDPLGSQSTGGAEPCHLAVLPDGAHLVAANYGGGSVAVFPLDPQGSPGERTDLVVHEGHGPDPERQEWAHTHMVSPGSGRGPLLAVDLGTDSVYRYDLDGASGRLVPRRPRIRTAPGTGPRHLARHPDGRRCYLVGELDASVVAYELTDDGALHQRGRVEASERTGHVQPSEVAVAPDGRFLYVANRGVGTLAVFTLAGELPELVAEVDTGGEWPRHFALVGDHLYVADERADMVRVFRRDADTGVPAPVGEPVLVPSPTCVLP
- a CDS encoding DUF742 domain-containing protein produces the protein MRAEPPGPQHEWLDGDAGPVVRPYTLTGGRVRSAVDGFDLVAFVLAGSDLDPAGDPRLLPEHRRLVELARQPVSVAELAAELDLAVGVVRVLLGDLLAQGLVAVHEPPAAGNLPDDDILKAVVSGLRAL
- a CDS encoding roadblock/LC7 domain-containing protein, yielding MRHSTKQSAGLDWLLDELVVRVPAAREAVVLSADGLLLGSSAELERSDAEHLCALAAGFSSLARGASRHVDGGPVRQTVVEMESAYLFVTAAGQGACLAVVSDVDADIGLVAYEMAMLVIRVGENLTAPARSSAGAGDAG
- a CDS encoding GTP-binding protein; its protein translation is MDSVRYDHAGSGTTIPLALKILIAGGFGAGKTTLVSALSEVRPLQTEEVLTGAGIGTDDVSGVEGKSTTTVAMDFGRITITEDLQVYLFGTPGQDRFWFLWDELAFGALGAVVLADTRRLADCFPSIDYFEQRGIPFVVGVNCFDDSRRFNLETVRRALDLDPDVPMVLCDARDRQSGKLVLISLVEHVARQRGEPVPAA